The following coding sequences are from one Sardina pilchardus chromosome 16, fSarPil1.1, whole genome shotgun sequence window:
- the LOC134060486 gene encoding putative nuclease HARBI1, translating into MMAVLALLEDVANGRIRRERVYHDYHDFLAHDDDWLISRFRLPRAILLELCAELGPRLERETARSHALPVPLQVLTTLGFLATGAFQRELSDRSGMSQSSLSRAMPAVLDGIIRMSARYVRFPYDAVDQANIKAQFAAIAGFPNEIGAIDCTHIAIKAPSDGEFAYVNRKHFHSLNVQIICDAQMRLTNVVARWPGSTHDSYILTNSMVGNRLEAGRVRDGWLIGDSGYALRTWLLTPLTNPQTDREQRYTNVHALTRSVVERAIGQLKGRWRCLDRSGGVLLYRPEKVCRIVMACGVLHNVAHQHGVPLPVNVPAPDDLDPGPIYMQPDQDAIQTRQRVMARIGL; encoded by the exons ATGATGGCAGTTTTGGCCTTGTTGGAAGATGTTGCTAATGGTCGCATTCGAAGGGAACGGGTGTATCATGACTATCATGATTTTTTGGCCCATGATGATGACTGGCTTATCAGCCGATTCAGATTACCAAGAGCTATCCTCTTGGAACTCTGTGCTGAGTTGGGCCCgcgtttggagagagagacggcgagAAGCCACGCATTGCCAGTTCCTCTCCAAGTTCTGACCACCCTTGGTTTTCTGGCAACGGGAGCATTCCAGAGGGAACTGAGTGACCGGTCAGGGATGAGCCAATCGTCTCTGAGCCGCGCCATGCCGGCTGTTTTGGACGGCATAATCCGCATGTCAGCCAGGTATGTAAGGTTCCCATACGATGCAGTTGATCAGGCAAACATTAAAGCGCAATTTGCAGCGATTGCCGGTTTCCCTAATGAAATCGGAGCGATCGACTGCACACACATTGCTATAAAGGCGCCATCTGACGGGGAATTTGCTTACGTTAATAGAAAACATTTCCATTCTTTAAACGTGCAAATAATCTGTGATGCCCAAATGCGCCTTACGAATGTCGTGGCAAGGTGGCCTGGGTCAACCCATGATTCATATATCCTCACAAACAGCATGGTTGGGAATAGATTGGAGGCTGGCAGGGTGCGTGATGGGTGGCTAATTG GAGACAGCGGTTACGCATTGAGGACATGGCTGTTAACCCCCCTCACCAACCCACAGACTGACCGAGAGCAGAGGTACACTAATGTCCATGCCCTCACTCGGTCAGTCGTGGAAAGGGCTATTGGGCAGCTGAAAGGCCGGTGGCGCTGCCTTGACCGCAGCGGGGGGGTACTCCTGTATCGCCCTGAAAAGGTGTGCCGCATTGTTATGGCTTGTGGGGTCCTACACAATGTTGCGCACCAGCACGGCGTGCCACTGCCCGTGAACGTACCAGCACCAGACGACCTAGACCCAGGACCAATATATATGCAGCCCGACCAAGACGCCATTCAAACCCGACAGCGTGTAATGGCCAGAATAGGCCTATAA